Proteins from one Telopea speciosissima isolate NSW1024214 ecotype Mountain lineage chromosome 1, Tspe_v1, whole genome shotgun sequence genomic window:
- the LOC122639209 gene encoding ribonuclease II, chloroplastic/mitochondrial isoform X1 yields the protein MAMAMRAANSYSIFRSANSSLSVVRCSLSYFRPSHVSRNPKLGHRAMLSDKLIVRGNTLRCSVHSLVDSVIEELEAIRTRKRGRASSKTGLISSKDLVEDKLEKQVLQKGLLLEFRKDSERVLLAVAQKPDGKKNWMVSDQQNGITSSIKPQQITYIVPGVENFDQAEILNFIQKAHDNLDPSLLEYAWMELLEKNKSVTPEELAEIIFGSMDPLESYCAHLLLSRDEIYFSTVESKSSHSVYEPRPTVQVEELLSRKHAKEAAEKELQEFVQLLISAKAMPSHSKPPKKSWMVEENICQRIESLEAYAIDACKTDDQKKMAGVILKAMGLPKMSSSALNLLIDIGYFPVHVNLDLLKFNIRTEYSDEIMSAAESLLSDSPDLDMMVRKDVTHLKVYAIDVDEADELDDALSATRLPDGQIKVWIHVADPTSLVQPGSIIDREAMRRGTSIFLPTATFPMFPEKLAMEGMSLKQGKVCNAVTVSVTLHPDGSIAEYTVDNSIIRPTYMLTYESASELLRLNLEEEAELRILSEAAALRLQWRRQQGAIDTTTIEARVKVANPDEPEPSINLYVENQADPAMRLVSEMMILCGEVIATFGSSNNIPLPYRGQPQSNIDSSIFAHLPEGPVRSSAYVKIMRAAEMNFRSPIRHGILGIPGYVQFTSPIRRYMDLLAHYQVKGFLRGDAPPFSAGQLEGMASLINMHVRVAKRLFNSSLRYWLLEFLRRQPKEKKFRALILRFIKDRMAALLLMEVGIQASSWVSVGVQIGDEIEVKVEEAHPRDDAVSLKEVI from the exons ATGGCAATGGCTATGAGAGCAGCAAACAGCTATTCAATCTTTCGCTCTGCTAATTCTTCTCTCTCCGTAGTTCGATGTAGTTTATCCTATTTTCGGCCCTCGCACGTGAGTAGAAACCCGAAATTAGGGCATCGAGCAATGCTTTCGGATAAGCTCATAGTTCGTGGCAACACTCTGCGTTGTTCTGTTCATAGCCTCGTCGATAGCGTCATTGAAGAGCTCGAAGCGATTCGCACAAGGAAGCGAGGCCGTGCCAGCAGCAA AACGGGATTAATAAGCAGCAAGGATCTTGTTGAAGATAAACTTGAGAAGCAGGTGCTGCAGAAAGGGCTACTGCTGGAATTCCGGAAAGATTCTGAAAGGGTATTGCTGGCAGTTGCTCAGAAACCCGATGGGAAGAAGAACTGGATGGTTTCCGATCAG CAGAATGGCATCACATCCTCCATTAAACCCCAACAAATTACATATATTGTTCCGGGTGTCGAAAATTTTGATCAGGCAgagattttaaattttattcagAAAGCTCATGATAATTTG GACCCATCATTACTTGAATATGCTTGGATGGAGCTTCTGGAAAAGAACAAGTCAGTGACACCAGAAGAGCTTGCCGAG ATTATATTTGGTAGCATGGATCCATTGGAAAGTTACTGTGCCCATTTGTTGCTATCAAGAGATGAAATTTATTTCAGCACCGTGGAGTCTAAAAGTTCCCATTCTGTTTATGAGCcccgtccaactgttcag GTAGAAGAACTTTTAAGTCGGAAGCATGCAAAGGAGGCAGCTGAAAAGGAGCTTCAGGAGTTTGTACAGCTATTGATATCTGCCAAGGCAATGCCTTCACATTCTAAACCTCCTAAGAAGTCATGGATGGTGGAAGAGAATATTTGTCAAAGGATTGAATCTCTCGAGGCTTATGCTATTGATGCATGCAAAACAGATGACCAAAAGAAAATGGCTGGAGtg ATCCTTAAGGCGATGGGACTGCCGAAGATGTCATCTTCTGCTTTAAATCTCCTCATTGATATTGGGTATTTCCCTGTACATGTTAACCTTGATCTCTTGAAGTTCAACATCCGTACTGAATATTCAGATGAGATTATGTCAGCCGCTGAAAGCCTTTTGTCAGACTCACCTGATCTGGACATG ATGGTCCGGAAAGATGTTACACACCTGAAGGTCTATGCTATTGATGTTGATGAAGCTGACGAG CTTGATGATGCCCTAAGTGCAACAAGGCTTCCAGATGGCCAGATCAAAGTTTGGATACATGTTGCTGATCCGACTAGCTTGGTTCAACCTGGAAGCATAATTGACAG AGAGGCAATGAGAAGAGGGACATCTATTTTCTTGCCAACTGCCACTTTTCCTATGTTCCCGGAGAAACTTGCAATGGAGGGAATGAGCTTAAAACAAGGAAAAGTTTGCAATGCTGTCACAGTATCTGTTACACTGCATCCTGATGGCAG CATTGCAGAATACACAGTAGATAACTCAATCATCAGACCTACCTATATGTTAACATATGAGAGTGCATCTGAGTTGCTTCGCTTGAACCTGGAAGAGGAGGCTGAACTGAGAATTCTTTCCGAGGCTGCTGCCCTCCGGTTACAATGGCGACGCCAACAG GGTGCCATTGACACAACCACAATAGAAGCACGTGTCAAGGTGGCTAATCCAGATGAACCAGAGCCATCCATCAATCTCTATGTTGAAAATCAAGCAGATCCTGCTATGCGACTTGTCTCAGAGATGATGATACTGTGTGGAGAAGTTATAGCCACCTTTGGTTCTTCCAACAACATACCTTTACCTTACAGGGGACAGCCTCAGTCAAACATTGATTCATCTATATTTGCCCATCTCCCAGAAGGACCTGTTAGAAGCTCTGCATATGTTAAAATTATGCGTGCAGCAGAAATGAATTTCAGGAGTCCTATACGCCATGGTATCTTGGGGATTCCTGGTTATGTGCAGTTTACATCTCCAATCCGCAGATACATGGATCTTCTTGCTCACTATCAG GTGAAAGGCTTTCTTAGAGGAGATGCTCCTCCTTTTTCAGCTGGTCAGTTGGAAGGGATGGCATCACTGATAAACATGCATGTTAGAGTAGCGAAGAGACTCTTCAACAGCAGCCTTCGGTATTGGTTATTAGAGTTCCTGAGAAGGcaacccaaagaaaagaaattccGTGCCTTGATCCTTAGATTTATCAAAGATCGAATGGCAGCCTTACTGTTGATGGAG GTTGGAATTCAAGCTTCTTCTTGGGTATCCGTGGGTGTACAAATTGGAGATGAAATAGAAGTTAAGGTGGAAGAAGCTCATCCACGTGATGATGCTGTGTCACTCAAGGAAGTTATTTGA
- the LOC122639209 gene encoding ribonuclease II, chloroplastic/mitochondrial isoform X2 — MAMAMRAANSYSIFRSANSSLSVVRCSLSYFRPSHVSRNPKLGHRAMLSDKLIVRGNTLRCSVHSLVDSVIEELEAIRTRKRGRASSKTGLISSKDLVEDKLEKQVLQKGLLLEFRKDSERVLLAVAQKPDGKKNWMVSDQNGITSSIKPQQITYIVPGVENFDQAEILNFIQKAHDNLDPSLLEYAWMELLEKNKSVTPEELAEIIFGSMDPLESYCAHLLLSRDEIYFSTVESKSSHSVYEPRPTVQVEELLSRKHAKEAAEKELQEFVQLLISAKAMPSHSKPPKKSWMVEENICQRIESLEAYAIDACKTDDQKKMAGVILKAMGLPKMSSSALNLLIDIGYFPVHVNLDLLKFNIRTEYSDEIMSAAESLLSDSPDLDMMVRKDVTHLKVYAIDVDEADELDDALSATRLPDGQIKVWIHVADPTSLVQPGSIIDREAMRRGTSIFLPTATFPMFPEKLAMEGMSLKQGKVCNAVTVSVTLHPDGSIAEYTVDNSIIRPTYMLTYESASELLRLNLEEEAELRILSEAAALRLQWRRQQGAIDTTTIEARVKVANPDEPEPSINLYVENQADPAMRLVSEMMILCGEVIATFGSSNNIPLPYRGQPQSNIDSSIFAHLPEGPVRSSAYVKIMRAAEMNFRSPIRHGILGIPGYVQFTSPIRRYMDLLAHYQVKGFLRGDAPPFSAGQLEGMASLINMHVRVAKRLFNSSLRYWLLEFLRRQPKEKKFRALILRFIKDRMAALLLMEVGIQASSWVSVGVQIGDEIEVKVEEAHPRDDAVSLKEVI; from the exons ATGGCAATGGCTATGAGAGCAGCAAACAGCTATTCAATCTTTCGCTCTGCTAATTCTTCTCTCTCCGTAGTTCGATGTAGTTTATCCTATTTTCGGCCCTCGCACGTGAGTAGAAACCCGAAATTAGGGCATCGAGCAATGCTTTCGGATAAGCTCATAGTTCGTGGCAACACTCTGCGTTGTTCTGTTCATAGCCTCGTCGATAGCGTCATTGAAGAGCTCGAAGCGATTCGCACAAGGAAGCGAGGCCGTGCCAGCAGCAA AACGGGATTAATAAGCAGCAAGGATCTTGTTGAAGATAAACTTGAGAAGCAGGTGCTGCAGAAAGGGCTACTGCTGGAATTCCGGAAAGATTCTGAAAGGGTATTGCTGGCAGTTGCTCAGAAACCCGATGGGAAGAAGAACTGGATGGTTTCCGATCAG AATGGCATCACATCCTCCATTAAACCCCAACAAATTACATATATTGTTCCGGGTGTCGAAAATTTTGATCAGGCAgagattttaaattttattcagAAAGCTCATGATAATTTG GACCCATCATTACTTGAATATGCTTGGATGGAGCTTCTGGAAAAGAACAAGTCAGTGACACCAGAAGAGCTTGCCGAG ATTATATTTGGTAGCATGGATCCATTGGAAAGTTACTGTGCCCATTTGTTGCTATCAAGAGATGAAATTTATTTCAGCACCGTGGAGTCTAAAAGTTCCCATTCTGTTTATGAGCcccgtccaactgttcag GTAGAAGAACTTTTAAGTCGGAAGCATGCAAAGGAGGCAGCTGAAAAGGAGCTTCAGGAGTTTGTACAGCTATTGATATCTGCCAAGGCAATGCCTTCACATTCTAAACCTCCTAAGAAGTCATGGATGGTGGAAGAGAATATTTGTCAAAGGATTGAATCTCTCGAGGCTTATGCTATTGATGCATGCAAAACAGATGACCAAAAGAAAATGGCTGGAGtg ATCCTTAAGGCGATGGGACTGCCGAAGATGTCATCTTCTGCTTTAAATCTCCTCATTGATATTGGGTATTTCCCTGTACATGTTAACCTTGATCTCTTGAAGTTCAACATCCGTACTGAATATTCAGATGAGATTATGTCAGCCGCTGAAAGCCTTTTGTCAGACTCACCTGATCTGGACATG ATGGTCCGGAAAGATGTTACACACCTGAAGGTCTATGCTATTGATGTTGATGAAGCTGACGAG CTTGATGATGCCCTAAGTGCAACAAGGCTTCCAGATGGCCAGATCAAAGTTTGGATACATGTTGCTGATCCGACTAGCTTGGTTCAACCTGGAAGCATAATTGACAG AGAGGCAATGAGAAGAGGGACATCTATTTTCTTGCCAACTGCCACTTTTCCTATGTTCCCGGAGAAACTTGCAATGGAGGGAATGAGCTTAAAACAAGGAAAAGTTTGCAATGCTGTCACAGTATCTGTTACACTGCATCCTGATGGCAG CATTGCAGAATACACAGTAGATAACTCAATCATCAGACCTACCTATATGTTAACATATGAGAGTGCATCTGAGTTGCTTCGCTTGAACCTGGAAGAGGAGGCTGAACTGAGAATTCTTTCCGAGGCTGCTGCCCTCCGGTTACAATGGCGACGCCAACAG GGTGCCATTGACACAACCACAATAGAAGCACGTGTCAAGGTGGCTAATCCAGATGAACCAGAGCCATCCATCAATCTCTATGTTGAAAATCAAGCAGATCCTGCTATGCGACTTGTCTCAGAGATGATGATACTGTGTGGAGAAGTTATAGCCACCTTTGGTTCTTCCAACAACATACCTTTACCTTACAGGGGACAGCCTCAGTCAAACATTGATTCATCTATATTTGCCCATCTCCCAGAAGGACCTGTTAGAAGCTCTGCATATGTTAAAATTATGCGTGCAGCAGAAATGAATTTCAGGAGTCCTATACGCCATGGTATCTTGGGGATTCCTGGTTATGTGCAGTTTACATCTCCAATCCGCAGATACATGGATCTTCTTGCTCACTATCAG GTGAAAGGCTTTCTTAGAGGAGATGCTCCTCCTTTTTCAGCTGGTCAGTTGGAAGGGATGGCATCACTGATAAACATGCATGTTAGAGTAGCGAAGAGACTCTTCAACAGCAGCCTTCGGTATTGGTTATTAGAGTTCCTGAGAAGGcaacccaaagaaaagaaattccGTGCCTTGATCCTTAGATTTATCAAAGATCGAATGGCAGCCTTACTGTTGATGGAG GTTGGAATTCAAGCTTCTTCTTGGGTATCCGTGGGTGTACAAATTGGAGATGAAATAGAAGTTAAGGTGGAAGAAGCTCATCCACGTGATGATGCTGTGTCACTCAAGGAAGTTATTTGA
- the LOC122639209 gene encoding ribonuclease II, chloroplastic/mitochondrial isoform X3 gives MAMAMRAANSYSIFRSANSSLSVVRCSLSYFRPSHVSRNPKLGHRAMLSDKLIVRGNTLRCSVHSLVDSVIEELEAIRTRKRGRASSKTGLISSKDLVEDKLEKQVLQKGLLLEFRKDSERVLLAVAQKPDGKKNWMVSDQQNGITSSIKPQQITYIVPGVENFDQAEILNFIQKAHDNLDPSLLEYAWMELLEKNKSVTPEELAEIIFGSMDPLESYCAHLLLSRDEIYFSTVESKSSHSVYEPRPTVQVEELLSRKHAKEAAEKELQEFVQLLISAKAMPSHSKPPKKSWMVEENICQRIESLEAYAIDACKTDDQKKMAGVILKAMGLPKMSSSALNLLIDIGYFPVHVNLDLLKFNIRTEYSDEIMSAAESLLSDSPDLDMMVRKDVTHLKVYAIDVDEADELDDALSATRLPDGQIKVWIHVADPTSLVQPGSIIDREAMRRGTSIFLPTATFPMFPEKLAMEGMSLKQGKVCNAVTVSVTLHPDGSIAEYTVDNSIIRPTYMLTYESASELLRLNLEEEAELRILSEAAALRLQWRRQQGAIDTTTIEARVKVANPDEPEPSINLYVENQADPAMRLVSEMMILCGEVIATFGSSNNIPLPYRGQPQSNIDSSIFAHLPEGPVRSSAYVKIMRAAEMNFRSPIRHGILGIPGYVQFTSPIRRYMDLLAHYQVKGFLRGDAPPFSAGQLEGMASLINMHVRVAKRLFNSSLRYWLLEFLRRQPKEKKFRALILRFIKDRMAALLLMESCRLEFKLLLGYPWVYKLEMK, from the exons ATGGCAATGGCTATGAGAGCAGCAAACAGCTATTCAATCTTTCGCTCTGCTAATTCTTCTCTCTCCGTAGTTCGATGTAGTTTATCCTATTTTCGGCCCTCGCACGTGAGTAGAAACCCGAAATTAGGGCATCGAGCAATGCTTTCGGATAAGCTCATAGTTCGTGGCAACACTCTGCGTTGTTCTGTTCATAGCCTCGTCGATAGCGTCATTGAAGAGCTCGAAGCGATTCGCACAAGGAAGCGAGGCCGTGCCAGCAGCAA AACGGGATTAATAAGCAGCAAGGATCTTGTTGAAGATAAACTTGAGAAGCAGGTGCTGCAGAAAGGGCTACTGCTGGAATTCCGGAAAGATTCTGAAAGGGTATTGCTGGCAGTTGCTCAGAAACCCGATGGGAAGAAGAACTGGATGGTTTCCGATCAG CAGAATGGCATCACATCCTCCATTAAACCCCAACAAATTACATATATTGTTCCGGGTGTCGAAAATTTTGATCAGGCAgagattttaaattttattcagAAAGCTCATGATAATTTG GACCCATCATTACTTGAATATGCTTGGATGGAGCTTCTGGAAAAGAACAAGTCAGTGACACCAGAAGAGCTTGCCGAG ATTATATTTGGTAGCATGGATCCATTGGAAAGTTACTGTGCCCATTTGTTGCTATCAAGAGATGAAATTTATTTCAGCACCGTGGAGTCTAAAAGTTCCCATTCTGTTTATGAGCcccgtccaactgttcag GTAGAAGAACTTTTAAGTCGGAAGCATGCAAAGGAGGCAGCTGAAAAGGAGCTTCAGGAGTTTGTACAGCTATTGATATCTGCCAAGGCAATGCCTTCACATTCTAAACCTCCTAAGAAGTCATGGATGGTGGAAGAGAATATTTGTCAAAGGATTGAATCTCTCGAGGCTTATGCTATTGATGCATGCAAAACAGATGACCAAAAGAAAATGGCTGGAGtg ATCCTTAAGGCGATGGGACTGCCGAAGATGTCATCTTCTGCTTTAAATCTCCTCATTGATATTGGGTATTTCCCTGTACATGTTAACCTTGATCTCTTGAAGTTCAACATCCGTACTGAATATTCAGATGAGATTATGTCAGCCGCTGAAAGCCTTTTGTCAGACTCACCTGATCTGGACATG ATGGTCCGGAAAGATGTTACACACCTGAAGGTCTATGCTATTGATGTTGATGAAGCTGACGAG CTTGATGATGCCCTAAGTGCAACAAGGCTTCCAGATGGCCAGATCAAAGTTTGGATACATGTTGCTGATCCGACTAGCTTGGTTCAACCTGGAAGCATAATTGACAG AGAGGCAATGAGAAGAGGGACATCTATTTTCTTGCCAACTGCCACTTTTCCTATGTTCCCGGAGAAACTTGCAATGGAGGGAATGAGCTTAAAACAAGGAAAAGTTTGCAATGCTGTCACAGTATCTGTTACACTGCATCCTGATGGCAG CATTGCAGAATACACAGTAGATAACTCAATCATCAGACCTACCTATATGTTAACATATGAGAGTGCATCTGAGTTGCTTCGCTTGAACCTGGAAGAGGAGGCTGAACTGAGAATTCTTTCCGAGGCTGCTGCCCTCCGGTTACAATGGCGACGCCAACAG GGTGCCATTGACACAACCACAATAGAAGCACGTGTCAAGGTGGCTAATCCAGATGAACCAGAGCCATCCATCAATCTCTATGTTGAAAATCAAGCAGATCCTGCTATGCGACTTGTCTCAGAGATGATGATACTGTGTGGAGAAGTTATAGCCACCTTTGGTTCTTCCAACAACATACCTTTACCTTACAGGGGACAGCCTCAGTCAAACATTGATTCATCTATATTTGCCCATCTCCCAGAAGGACCTGTTAGAAGCTCTGCATATGTTAAAATTATGCGTGCAGCAGAAATGAATTTCAGGAGTCCTATACGCCATGGTATCTTGGGGATTCCTGGTTATGTGCAGTTTACATCTCCAATCCGCAGATACATGGATCTTCTTGCTCACTATCAG GTGAAAGGCTTTCTTAGAGGAGATGCTCCTCCTTTTTCAGCTGGTCAGTTGGAAGGGATGGCATCACTGATAAACATGCATGTTAGAGTAGCGAAGAGACTCTTCAACAGCAGCCTTCGGTATTGGTTATTAGAGTTCCTGAGAAGGcaacccaaagaaaagaaattccGTGCCTTGATCCTTAGATTTATCAAAGATCGAATGGCAGCCTTACTGTTGATGGAG TCATGTAGGTTGGAATTCAAGCTTCTTCTTGGGTATCCGTGGGTGTACAAATTGGAGATGAAATAG